The following are encoded in a window of Manihot esculenta cultivar AM560-2 chromosome 8, M.esculenta_v8, whole genome shotgun sequence genomic DNA:
- the LOC110620812 gene encoding E3 ubiquitin-protein ligase ORTHRUS 2: MAHSAQLPCDGDGICMICHNEPLPEETLTCTTCITPWHVTCLSSRPQILADTLHWECPDCSLLNLTTAGGSQSSSSGLIAAIRAIESDDSLSELEKAKRRQQLMSGSVSSSEAADSTSDKGRINGDNDIADFLDGGFNCSFCMQLPDRPVTTPCGHNFCLKCFQRWIGQGKRTCANCRSQIPHKMASQPRINSALVVAIRMAKMSKSSTAGGTPKVYHFVHNQNRPDKAFTTERAKKAGKANACSGKIFVTVPPDHFGPILAENDPVRNQGVLVGELWEDRLECRQWGAHLPHVAGIAGQSTHGAQSVALSGGYIDDEDHGDWFLYTGSGGRDLSGNKRTNKAQSFDQKFEKLNEALRVSCREGYPVRVVRSHKEKRSSYAPEKGVRYDGIYRIEKCWRKKGMQGYKVCRYLFVRCDNEPAPWTSDNLGDRPRPLPFIKEIENAIDITERRGTPSWDYDEDKGCWMWKKPQPNSRKQVNGGNQDDGTKMKKVRRQGQNVLVRQKLLKELSCQICRQVMTNPLTTPCAHNFCKACLEDFFAGQSFVRQRTCEGRRTLRVQKNVMKCPACTNDIADFLQNPQVNRELMGVIESLQRRNSECDNVDDSTEENDISNEKTQAIADIEIRNTNSEIQEEDKAKNFMHQTETDPQQAYKEEASDGNDKSSTGQKEATLLEQPDNLNVEIEINTSNSEMADGSEQTTATVEQTHKRTADEGSHLAGVQDGSKKAKLTMEQ, encoded by the exons ATGGCTCATTCTGCTCAACTTCCCTGCGACGGTGATGGCATTTGCATGATTTGCCACAACGAGCCATTACCCGAAGAGACTCTAACTTGCACAACATGTATTACTCCATGGCATGTTACTTGCCTCTCCTCTCGCCCACAGATTTTAGCCGATACTCTTCACTGGGAGTGCCCTGACTGTTCTTTGCTCAATCTGACCACCGCTGGAGGATCTCAGAGTAGCTCGTCTGGCTTGATTGCTGCGATTCGGGCGATCGAGTCTGATGATTCGCTTTCTGAGTTGGAGAAGGCCAAGAGACGGCAGCAGTTAATGAGCGGAAGCGTGTCGTCTTCTGAAGCTGCGGATTCTACTTCCGATAAGGGGAGGATCAACGGTGATAATGATATAGCTGATTTTCTCGATGGTGGATTTAACTGTTCGTTTTGCATGCAGTTACCTGATAGGCCAGTTACG ACACCATGTGGTCATAATTTTTGCCTCAAGTGCTTCCAGAGATGGATTGGACAAGGAAAGCGTACATGTGCAAATTGTCGCAGTCAAATCCCCCACAAGATGGCAAGCCAACCTCGAATCAATTCTGCACTTGTTGTTGCCATCCGCATGGCAAAGATGTCAAAATCAAGTACTGCTGGGGGAACTCCTAAGGTATATCATTTTGTCCACAACCAGAACAGGCCAGACAAAGCATTTACAACTgagagagcaaagaaagctgGAAAGGCTAATGCTTGCAGTGGAAAGATCTTTGTCACTGTTCCCCCTGATCACTTTGGGCCAATTCTCGCTGAGAATGATCCAGTGAGAAATCAGGGTGTTTTGGTTGGAGAGTTGTGGGAAGATAGGCTGGAATGCAGACAATGGGGTGCCCACCTTCCCCATGTAGCGGGTATTGCTGGTCAGTCAACTCATGGTGCTCAATCAGTGGCCCTCTCTGGAGGTTATATAGATGATGAGGACCATGGTGACTGGTTCCTTTACACTGGGAG TGGAGGAAGGGACCTGAGCGGCAATAAACGCACAAACAAGGCCCAGTCCTTCGACCAGAAATTTGAAAAGTTGAATGAGGCTTTACGAGTAAGTTGCCGCGAAGGATATCCTGTAAGGGTAGTGCG GTCTCATAAAGAGAAACGTTCTTCTTATGCCCCAGAAAAGGGTGTTCGTTATGATGGTATTTATAGGATTGAGAAGTGCTGGCGTAAGAAGGGAATGCAG GGGTACAAGGTTTGTAGATATCTTTTTGTCAGATGTGACAATGAACCTGCACCGTGGACAAG TGATAATCTTGGGGATCGTCCAAGGCCTCTGCCATTCATCAAGGAGATAGAAAATGCAATTGATATAACTGAACGGAGGGGAACTCCATCCTGGGACTACGAT GAGGACAAAGGTTGTTGGATGTGGAAGAAACCTCAACCAAACAGTAGAAAACAGGTCAATGGTGGAAATCAAGATGATGGTACAAAAATGAAGAAAGTTAGGCGGCAAGGACAGAATGTGCTTGTGAGACAAAAGCTTCTGAAAG AGTTAAGCTGTCAAATTTGTCGGCAAGTGATGACTAACCCTCTTACAACCCCTTGTGCGCACAATTTTTGCAAAGCATGCCTAGAGGATTTTTTTGCTGGTCAAAGTTTCGTGAGGCAGAGGACATGTGAAGGCAGACGGACATTAAGAGTGCAGAAAAATGTTATGAAATGTCCAGCTTGCACAAATGACATAGCCGACTTTCTCCAAAATCCACAG GTGAATAGAGAGTTGATGGGTGTAATTGAATCCCTGCAACGCAGAAATTCAGAGTGTGACAATGTTGATGATTCTACAGAAGAAAATGATATCTCAAATGAGAAAACACAGGCTATTGCTGACATAGAAATTCGCAATACAAACAGTGAAATTCAGGAAGAAGACAAAGCTAAAAATTTCATGCATCAAACAGAAACTGATCCCCAGCAAGCATACAAAGAGGAGGCAAGTGATGGAAATGACAAGTCGAGCACTGGGCAGAAGGAAGCGACATTGCTTGAGCAGCCTGATAATTTGAACgttgaaattgaaattaataCTAGCAACTCCGAAATGGCTGACGGTAGTGAACAAACTACTGCCACAGTTGAGCAGACCCACAAGAGAACTGCCGACGAAGGAAGCCACCTTGCTGGAGTTCAGGACGGGAGCAAGAAGGCTAAATTAACAATGGAGCAATGA
- the LOC110620813 gene encoding uncharacterized protein LOC110620813 isoform X1, giving the protein MALLALSASLISPSGLTNWREKSAVKSRISVPSFKLGNGWIKCKAVGDSPKPSFQPTVYKGVYGSWTVEPSDVREVILYRSGLVTAASAFVIAASDAFLPDDSILGEVIKQNFDLLYTLGAGGLGLSLFLIHIYVTEIKRTLQALWALGVVGSFATYTTLARPAGENLVQYVVDNPIAVWFVGPLFAALTGLVFKEGLCYGKLEAGILTFIIPAVLLGHLTGLMDDGVKLALLGLWMALFVIFAGRKFTQPIKDDIGDKSVFMFNSLPEDEKKALVEKLEQQKFSQDRS; this is encoded by the exons ATGGCGTTGCTCGCGCTATCCGCGTCGTTAATCTCTCCTTCAGGACTCACCAATTGGCGGGAAAAATCCGCAGTGAAATCCAGGATCTCGGTGCCGTCGTTTAAGCTTGGAAATGGATGGATAAAGTGCAAGGCTGTTGGTGATAGCCCTAAGCCTTCGTTCCAACCAACGGTTTACAAAGGCGTTTATGGTAGCTGGACAGTTGAACCATCGGACGTTCGAGAG GTGATTTTGTATAGATCGGGGCTGGTTACTGCCGCTTCTGCATTTGTAATTGCCGCGTCAGATGCGTTTTTACCCGATGATTCTATTTTGGGAGAAGTTATTAAGCAAAATTTTGATCTATTATACACTCTTGGAGCTGGTGGACTGGGGCTATCGTTATTTTTGATTCACATCTATGTAACAGAGATTAAACGCACCCTTCAAGCTTTATGGGCACTTGGGGTTGTTGGGTCTTTTGCAACATACACAACCCTTGCTAGACCGGCTGGCGAGAACTTGGTACAATATGTGGTTGATAATCCGATAGCTGTCTGGTTTGTTGGTCCTTTGTTTGCAGCACTGACAGGACTTGTCTTCAAAGAAG GACTTTGCTATGGGAAGCTGGAGGCTGGTATCCTTACATTCATTATACCTGCAGTTCTTCTTGGGCACCTG ACAGGTTTAATGGATGATGGAGTAAAGCTTGCTCTACTGGGTTTATGGATGGCGCTCTTTGTGATATTTGCTGGAAGGAAGTTCACTCAGCCCATTAAG GATGACATTGGTGATAAATCTGTGTTCATGTTCAATTCTCTCCCAGAAGATGAAAAGAAGGCCTTGGTAGAGAAACTTGAGCAACAAAAGTTCAGCCAGGATCGGAGTTAG
- the LOC110620813 gene encoding uncharacterized protein LOC110620813 isoform X2 — protein sequence MALLALSASLISPSGLTNWREKSAVKSRISVPSFKLGNGWIKCKAVGDSPKPSFQPTVYKGVYGSWTVEPSDVREVILYRSGLVTAASAFVIAASDAFLPDDSILGEVIKQNFDLLYTLGAGGLGLSLFLIHIYVTEIKRTLQALWALGVVGSFATYTTLARPAGENLVQYVVDNPIAVWFVGPLFAALTGLVFKEGLCYGKLEAGILTFIIPAVLLGHLTGLMDDGVKLALLGLWMALFVIFAGRKFTQPIKKMKRRPW from the exons ATGGCGTTGCTCGCGCTATCCGCGTCGTTAATCTCTCCTTCAGGACTCACCAATTGGCGGGAAAAATCCGCAGTGAAATCCAGGATCTCGGTGCCGTCGTTTAAGCTTGGAAATGGATGGATAAAGTGCAAGGCTGTTGGTGATAGCCCTAAGCCTTCGTTCCAACCAACGGTTTACAAAGGCGTTTATGGTAGCTGGACAGTTGAACCATCGGACGTTCGAGAG GTGATTTTGTATAGATCGGGGCTGGTTACTGCCGCTTCTGCATTTGTAATTGCCGCGTCAGATGCGTTTTTACCCGATGATTCTATTTTGGGAGAAGTTATTAAGCAAAATTTTGATCTATTATACACTCTTGGAGCTGGTGGACTGGGGCTATCGTTATTTTTGATTCACATCTATGTAACAGAGATTAAACGCACCCTTCAAGCTTTATGGGCACTTGGGGTTGTTGGGTCTTTTGCAACATACACAACCCTTGCTAGACCGGCTGGCGAGAACTTGGTACAATATGTGGTTGATAATCCGATAGCTGTCTGGTTTGTTGGTCCTTTGTTTGCAGCACTGACAGGACTTGTCTTCAAAGAAG GACTTTGCTATGGGAAGCTGGAGGCTGGTATCCTTACATTCATTATACCTGCAGTTCTTCTTGGGCACCTG ACAGGTTTAATGGATGATGGAGTAAAGCTTGCTCTACTGGGTTTATGGATGGCGCTCTTTGTGATATTTGCTGGAAGGAAGTTCACTCAGCCCATTAAG AAGATGAAAAGAAGGCCTTGGTAG